The following coding sequences lie in one Treponema socranskii subsp. buccale genomic window:
- a CDS encoding RluA family pseudouridine synthase: MFPPLPTKRAHLYLKKIFERLQNGSLVLKQVSLPSEERDGHGVMIGCLVCADAEGNKIILNAVSGNSLVAEGESEGIWVPPIVSAELITDALLPNDKRIHELTAALKSAPENERRRIAAEREILTTESLRKVHELYRFHCIDGSVRHLSDICKTKLPPTGTGDCCAPKLLEYAFSHSLFPVSMDEMYWGKATQSKESGTSYPPCDERCALVLPSMLGLEIVYRDDAILVVNKPSGLLSVPGRGPEKQDCIVNRMKRLFPKTIPYPSVHRLDMETSGLMVLAFTQDAQRSLSMQFEKGDVHKRYIALLDGSLENAPGRCAPLPSVVEGRMELKFSLDWPNRPKRVYDEANGKLGITEWKKLGYNRYRGTDGKNRKVTRILFIPHTGRTHQLRVASSDMQGFGLPIVGDSLYGTCGAGERLMLHASYLSFIHPVRGERVAFECEPDF, from the coding sequence ATGTTTCCGCCGCTGCCGACAAAACGCGCGCATCTCTATCTGAAAAAGATTTTCGAGCGGCTTCAAAACGGTTCCCTCGTTTTAAAACAGGTGTCGCTTCCGAGCGAAGAGCGGGACGGGCACGGCGTTATGATCGGGTGTCTCGTATGCGCCGATGCCGAAGGCAATAAAATAATTCTCAACGCGGTTTCGGGCAACAGCCTCGTCGCCGAAGGCGAGTCGGAAGGGATATGGGTACCGCCGATCGTAAGCGCAGAACTTATCACGGACGCGCTTTTACCGAACGACAAGCGTATTCACGAATTGACCGCGGCATTGAAAAGCGCTCCCGAAAACGAGCGCCGCCGCATCGCCGCCGAGAGGGAAATCCTGACGACGGAGTCGCTTCGAAAAGTACATGAACTTTATCGATTTCACTGTATAGACGGAAGCGTTCGGCATCTTAGCGATATCTGCAAAACGAAATTGCCGCCGACAGGTACCGGCGACTGCTGTGCGCCGAAACTGCTCGAGTATGCGTTTTCGCACTCGCTTTTTCCCGTGAGCATGGATGAAATGTATTGGGGAAAGGCGACGCAAAGCAAAGAGAGCGGCACATCCTATCCGCCGTGCGACGAACGCTGCGCGCTCGTTTTGCCTTCGATGCTCGGTCTTGAAATCGTCTACCGCGACGATGCGATCCTCGTTGTCAATAAGCCGAGCGGCCTCCTTTCCGTTCCGGGGCGGGGACCCGAAAAACAGGACTGCATCGTAAACCGCATGAAGCGCCTCTTTCCGAAAACGATTCCGTATCCGTCGGTGCACCGGCTCGACATGGAAACGTCGGGGCTCATGGTGCTCGCCTTTACGCAGGACGCGCAGCGTTCGCTTTCGATGCAGTTCGAAAAAGGCGATGTGCATAAGCGCTATATCGCACTGCTTGACGGATCTCTCGAAAACGCGCCCGGCCGATGTGCACCTCTTCCAAGCGTCGTCGAAGGGCGCATGGAATTGAAGTTTTCTCTCGACTGGCCGAACCGCCCGAAGCGCGTCTACGACGAAGCAAACGGCAAGCTCGGCATCACCGAATGGAAAAAACTCGGCTACAACCGGTACCGCGGAACCGACGGAAAAAACAGAAAGGTGACGCGCATTTTATTTATTCCGCACACGGGGCGTACACACCAGCTCCGCGTCGCGTCAAGCGATATGCAGGGTTTCGGTCTTCCGATCGTCGGCGATTCTTTGTACGGAACGTGCGGGGCGGGGGAGCGTCTCATGCTTCACGCTTCGTATCTGTCGTTTATCCATCCTGTAAGGGGCGAGCGCGTCGCCTTTGAATGCGAACCCGATTTTTAA